GGCTGAAACAACAACCTGAATTAAAACGCCTACCAGTGATTGTTTTGACAACTTCCACAGAAATGCACGACATTCAAAAGGCTTACGACTTAGGTGTGAACTCTTACTTAGTCAAACCTGTGGCATTCAATGACCTAACTGCAATGGTAAAGTTACTAGAGGCTTATTGGCTTAATTTAAATCAAAGGCCGTTCGTTTACACTGACTGACAGTTTATTTAATACCAAGTAACCTCACTACACCTCACCAACCCCTATGTAAAACTTTTAAGCATCCATAGCCTCATGCACATTCTGATCATTGACGACGATTCAAACGACCGCTTCATGATTATCCGAGAGATGCGGCGGGAGTTTCCTAATGTACAGGTGGAGGAAGTGGGTGAACCAGAAGAGTTTGAGCAAGCACTGGTAGCAGGTCAATTTGACCTGACAATAACTGACTACCAACTGCGCTGGACTACTGGTCTGGAAATATTACGTACTCTAAAGAACCGCTTTCCCGATCGCCCTGTAATTATGTTTACAAATACAGGCACTCAGGAAATTGCCGTGGAGGCCATGAAAAATGGACTCGATGATTATATCCTCAAGTCATCCAAACACCTTGTACGATTATCAACCTCGGTGAAGTCTGTTTTAGAACGCTATGAAACTCGACGTAGAGCCAGCTTTTTTGAGAACCGCCTGCAATCTTTACTCAACCAATTAAATGTGGGTGTGTTTCGCGCTATTCCAGACGGAGGACTACTGGAAGTTAACAGCGCCTTTCTCAGAGTTTTAGAATTGAATTCTTTAGATGAAATCCAGTGTAATAGTAGCTTTGATGCAATTTTTTCCAAAGCGGGAGATTTGACACCACAACACAGAAGAGAACGGGAATTAAAGTTACACAGAGCCGATGGTAGCTCGATTTGGCTGGCAGTCAATGAAACTTTAAATACGACTAATGGAGAAGCGGTAATTGATGGACTGGTAGAAGACATCACCGGGCGCAAACGTGCAGAAGAGTCGCTCAAACGCTATGCTGCCAGATTAAGAACTCTACAAGAGTTAGATCGTTCGATTCTGCGGGCAATCTCACCCACAGAAATTGCCCAAGCTGCTCTTGCTGCTACCTATCCCTTGCTTCCCTGTCAGATACTAGATGTCACGTTATTTGATTTTGAAACTCAGCAAGCCACTGTGTTGGCAGTTCAATCTAGTGATGGCATTGATTTTACCGTTGGTGAAACGTTCCCATTGTCAGATTTTGGCGATATTGAAACCTTGCAACAAAACCAAGCGCTGCTCATTGAAAACCTAGCTGAACAACCCAGACTTTATCTTGTGCAACAACGACTGTTTGACCAAGGCATTCGCTTGATTATGAATGTCCCTGTAATTGCCCAAGGACAACTCATTGGTTCTTTCAACTTAGGAGCAATTCAGCCAAGGTCATTAACTGACGAAGACATGGAAAATGCCTACGAAGTGGCGAATCAACTAGCGATCGCCATTGAGCAATCCCGGATGCGTGAGGAGTTGCACCGCTACACCGAACAATTGGAACAATTAGTGAGCAACCGCACCCAACAGTTAGAAGAAGCCAATAGTGCTTTAGAAGCCTTTGCCTATTCTATCTCCCACGACTTACAAGAACCTCTGCGTGCCATGCGGGGATTTGCCGCCATTTTATTAGAGGAATATGATACCGCATTGAATTCAGTCGGGCAAGATTTACTGCATCGCCTCGCCAGTAGCGTAGAGCGCATGGACAACTTACTGGTGGACTTATTAGCATACAGCCGTTTGAGTCGCGTTGATTTGCCGCTTCAGCCAATTAACCTTAACTTACTTGTAAGGCAGGTACTAACGCAACTAGAGCCATCTTTGCAAGAAAAGCAAGCGCAAGTCACAGTTGCAGAACCTCTCTTGGAAGTTGTGGGCAATTACCGCACAGTCGAGCAGATTATTACAAATCTTATAACCAATAGCATTAAATTTGTCGCTGCTGGAGTCCAACCGCAAATCAGGCTACGGACAGAACGGCGCGATCGCTCGGTACGCTTGTGGGTAGAAGACAACGGCATTGGCATTCAACCCCAGCATTTAGAGCGGATTTTCGGCGTTTTTGAGCGCCTGCATAGCATAGAAGCCTACCCTGGTACAGGAATTGGACTAGCGATCGTCCGTAAAGGCATTGAACGCATGGGAGGTCAGGTAGGCGTTGACTCACAAGTCGGTGAAGGTAGCCGCTTTTGGATTGAACTACCAGAATTTGTCAAGTAAGGGTTTTACAACAAATAAATTATCCTCAACTGTGGGGTGGCATCCTACCCGCCCTGAATACAAAGGACAGGTGAGGATACCCATCCGACTACTGATATCAAGTTCGGTTAATTACTTACGATATAGTCGGTTTGCTTGGTAATAGGTAATGGGTAATGGGTAATACTCAAAACCAATTACCAATTCCCAATTACCAATTCCCAATTACCAATTACCAATTCCCAATTACCAATTACCGACCTCCACAGATATCATAAGTGTTTAAACGGACATGATATTATCCGATTATCGCCGCCTAGCTCAAATATTGCCGCCCGCTCCTGCCAAAATTCTTAAGAAAATCATATCAACTTTTTTTGATGAATATTTATCTCTTGCACTTGACATACTTTTATATATCAAGTTTATTTGAAATGAGAGGCATTTTAACTTAGCTACAGCACAGGGGAAGGTCAATGAAAGTAAAAGTTAATAAATTAGCTCTCGCGCTTTTTACGCTAGCTCTAACGAGTAGTTGTGCAGCTTCTTCAACTTCTAGTACTCAAAGTCAACAGTCCCCAAACACTATTCAAGTTAGTAATACTCCAAAAGCTGGGACAACAATAAAAATTGATGGTTCTAGTAGGGTCGATCCAATTACACAGGCGATCGCTAAAGAGTTTCAAGCTGACTCACAAAACAAAGTGCAGTTAGCTGTTAATATTTTGGCGCATTAAGACGGACTATTCCAGAGCTGCCAGTGTAGCGTTTACAGCCGCAGGAAATAATTTTGAGTTGGCGATTGCTGTGGCAATTGCAGTGTTCGGCATTAATTCGGGTGCGGCTTTTGCAGCTGTCGTTGGCCCCTTGGTGGAAGTACCTGTATTGATTAGTTTGGTTAATGTTGCCTTCTGGTTCCAAAAACGTTATTTCACACCACCTGAATCGAGAACTTTGTAAATTTAGTCCTATTATGAGGAGTTGAACAATGAAACGTGTAATGTTTGTCTGCAAAAAGAACTCTGCTCGTTCTCAAATGGCGGAAGGCTTTGCTAAAACCCTTGGTAAAGGAAAAATTGAAGTGATTAGCTCAGGCTTAGAAGCAAGTCAGGTTAGACCAGAAGCAATCGCAACCATGAAAGAAATTGGTATCGATATTACCGATCAACACTCCAAACCTCTGAGTGACTTCAAAGCCGAAGACTTTGATGTAGTAATTTCTCTATGTGGTTGTGGCGTGAATTTGCCCCCGGAGTGGGTTGTGCGGGAAGTATTTGAAGACTGGCAGTTAGATGACCCAGCCGAGCAGCCTGAAATTTTTCCTAGAGTCCGCGATGAGATTAAAGAACGGGTGACTCAATTGATTGAGTCTGTGAATAAAGAAATTTCACCTGTTCGATAAAGATTGCAACCTTAAATCAAATTGTAGTACTGAGATTAGACTAAGGCTCGAACCAATGGAGCAAGAAACAATTCAACCAATTTCAGAGAACCTGTGGTGGGTGATTCCAGGGAAACTGGCAGGTGTTCGCAAGCCAATGGCAGAGGAGTTGACAGAGTTACGCTCTACTGGTGTTGGTGCGATCGTCTCCGTTATGGATGACCCCTTTAACCTAGATTTGTATCAAAAAGCAAATATTCCTCATCTGTGGTTGCCAATCAAAGGTGGCACTGCTCCCACCCTAGAGCAGCTTCAGGAATTACAAAAGTTCATTGACACTCAAAAAGGCATTGGCAACGCTGTTGCAGTTCATTGCACCAGTGGGAGGCGACGAACGGGAACGATACTGGCTTCTTATCTGATTTACACTGGTTCCTCTTATAACGACGCAATACAGAAAATCCAACACGCAAATCCTGATGTCGAATTGCGAGAAGCCCAAAGCACCTTTTTGCGAGAGTTATATCATGTCCGTTTAAACACTTATGATATCTGTGAAGGTCGGTAATTGGGAATTGGTAATTGGGAATTGGTAATTGGTTTTGAGTATTACCTATTACCCATTACCCATTACCCATTACCTATTACCTATTACCAAGCAAACCGACTATATCGTAAGTAATTAACCGAACTTGATATTAGAGGAAAATAAGGGACTTCCACATTAAAAAATATCCAAAAATCTCATACAACAATCCTCTCTCTTCTTCATCTCCCCGTGTCCTCTGCGCCTCTGTGGTTCCTTTTATTGGATACTTACTTCTTGGAAATCCCTAAGCAATTATCATGACGACATTTGACCATACCCCCAGAATTTTGTTTTTGTATGGCTCCCTGCGTGAGCGTTCCTATAGCCGCCTCTTGGCAGAAGAAGCAGCACGCATCATTGAAGAATTTGGGGCAGAGGTGAAGTTTTTTGACCCGCGTGAACTTCCAATTCATGGCAGCGTACCTGAAACTCACCCAAAAGTACAAGAATTACGGGAATTGAGCCAGTGGTCACAAGGACAGGCCTGGTCTAGCCCGGAGTTGCACGGTCAGATTTCTGGCATTATGAAAAACCTCAAATGTCATAAAGTTTCCACAGGGCGAACTGCAAGGAGCATTTCTTTATCTACTATGAACTTGACAGGATCTGTTGTAAAACTTGCCTTAGAAACAGTTCGGTATCTTGATCTTGAAGCTTGGTCTGTTGAAGTTTTTGGTCTATCTATGCTTTCAAAGAGAAGAACCGTATTTTTTGCTTCAAATGACGACACAGAAACTGCATGAAAACTTTTGAGCTAATTTCTCACAAAGTCAACACCCTACCCCTGTACCCCTTCTCAGAAGCTGCTGACTACCAGGAAGTAACGGCTAAACCGATAAACCCACCTCCAGGCACCTCCGCAATTTTAGTTGCAGCACCAGTGGATAGATCGATCTTGTAAAGAACTGAACCAGACAGTGCATAGGCAGTATTGTTGCCTTGTGAGTCTGTAAAAATGTCAAACCCGCCTACAGGTGCAAAGTTAACACCGAGGCTGCCTATGGTCTTGAGAGTACCATTGTTGGGTGGGTTTTGCAGAACTAACGCGTCAAGGTCGTAATCAATCCCAAAAAGTTGAGTTGTCGTCGCCCCAGCAACCGAATTTGTGTAAGCAGCAGCGGTAATGTTGGGGTCAACTCCGGCGTTAATATCGGCTGTATCATAAGCCAGAGTTCCATCAACAGTAACTGCACCAGTATCTACATTAGTACGGTAATTTTGGTCATTGCTACCTACTATTCGTAAGCGGTCTGGTACGGGATTGAAGTCAAATCCTGACTGAAATCCGCCATTGAAGCTACTAGATAAAGTACTCACTAACGTAGCCTGACCGTTTGTCAGGTTAATGGTGTATATCTTGTCAGTGTCTGTAACACCGTAAAGCAGACCGTTGGCTGGACGGGAGTCAATACCTTGTAAATTGCCATCAATTCCTTTAACTTTAATTGTTTTTGCGTATCCACCCGGACTGATATTCACAACAGTATTGTTAGAGGTTAAGGCGATGAATCTTAAACCAGATTCTTTGCCTGTGAGATTGATGAAAATATCAGCAATGATACTACCAAGATCAGCCGAAACTTTGTTAACATTCAAATTTAGGCAAGTGGCTACTACAGCAACTCCAATGGCAATTTTGCTGGCATTAAAAAATCTCATTTTTACTCCTATAAAATTAGTTTTTTGGCTCATTTAACAAAGGCTTTACCTGTTATTAAAAGGATTAATAGATAAAGCCTAGTAATTGCAACAGATTACACTGAATACATATTCACTTTTTAGTCCAGAAACTAGTGTTTTTTTAATCATTTGGAGATAAGTAGAGCAAAAAATGGCTCTATTTTTGATAAAATTGACAGTTTTATTAACTGCAATTTTTTTAACCCTAGGATTTGAATACGAGTTTTAATTTACACTATTGAAAGTTAATTTTCAATACCTTATTCAAATTTTTCTAATTTTTATTTATTCGCTGACTTTTCTTACTTAATCATTTTAAATTTCTGACTTTTCCCACTTTTCCTACTTTTCTTACTTTTCTATAGAAGATTTTTGTCAACGTTTAAGTGAAGCCAAAATCACTGTAGCTTTCTTATATTCCTTGTTAGTAGGAGGCATCAGTTGATCAATCAGGGGAATTTGCGGCAACGGTTCTCGATAACTTCCGGTTTGATGAACTTACACCAAATATCCCGCATTAGATCAATAAGCGATCGCAACAAGGCTATCCACATTAACGTAGGACTTAGGCACTCGTAACGAAAAACTAAGCTTTTGCGATTACAACGCTAAGCTCGCTCCGGACGTAAAATTGTAGTCCTGCGTAAGTGCTGTAACGGTTGGTGACTCCAAGACAAAGGACGCAGCAGTTGTGCAGACATGGAGACAGCAGGAAACTAATAACTCCTAACAACAGTCGTCAGTCAAAAGTACAGGCGTCAAACCTTTCGCCTGTACAAAATCAGCAGCCAGTGCTGTGGGAGGCTTTCCCGACTCAGGGAACTGCCGCGCGCCATCGCCCTGTCTTCTCCAAAGGAGAGACGCACAGCTAGCTTTCCTGGGGTCACTCCCAGAGGGGCCCCGAAGCCCCCGGTTAAAGCACCTGGCGTTCATCAGTTAATAACTATTAATTTCCGCTAGAGTGGGATAACATTCAAAGTGTGAGGATTGATACTTAATGCGAATTTTGCTAGTATATCCGATATTTCCTAAAACCTTTTGGTCATACGAAAAAATTTTGGAGTTAGTCGATCGCAAGGTTTTGTTACCACCTTTGGGTTTGGTGACAGTGGCGGCGATTTTGCCCCAACAATGGGAATTTAAGCTGGTTGATCGCAACATTCGTCAAGCCACAGAGGAAGAGTGGGCATGGGCGGATGTAGTCATCTTCTCCGCGATGATTGTCCAGAAACAAGATTTATTAGACCAAATTCAAGAAGCAAAGCAGCGCGGTAAATTAGTGGCGGTGGGTGGCCCTTACCCTACCTCTACACCCCATCAAGTGCAAAATGTAGGTGCAGATTTCCTGATTCTCGATGAAGGGGAAATCACTTTGCCTATGTTCGTTGAAGCAATTCAAAGAGGAGAAACTTCTGGAACTTTCCGCACTACAGAAAAACCTGATGTCACAAGCACACCCATACCCCGCTTTGATTTACTAGAATTGAATGCCTATGACATGATGTCTGTGCAGTTTTCGCGTGGCTGTCCCTTCCAGTGCGAATTTTGCGACATTATTGTGCTTTATGGTCGCAAACCCCGCACTAAAACCCCAGCACAACTTTTAGCAGAGTTAGATTATCTCTATGAATTGGGTTGGCGACGGGGTGTGTTCATGGTGGATGACAACTTTATCGGCAATAAGCGCAATGTGAAGTTGTTGTTGAAAGAGTTAAAAGTGTGGATGGCAGAACATCACTATCCTTTCCGCTTTGATACTGAAGCTTCAATTGACTTGGCACAAGATCCAGAATTGCTGGAGTTAATGGTTGATTCTGGTTTTTCTGCGGTGTTTTTAGGCATTGAAACACCAGATGAAGATAGCTTGCAAATGACTAAGAAATTTCAAAATACCCGCAATTCCCTAACTGAGTCTGTGGAAACCATCATCAAAGCTGGGTTGCGACCAATGGCTGGATTTATTATCGGGTTTGATGGGGAAAAACCGGGTGCAGGCGATCGCATTGTCCGCTTTGCTGAACAAGCAGCAATTCCTTCTACCACCTTCGCCATGTTGCAAGCGCTACCAAACACAGCGCTGTGGCATCGCTTGCAAAAAGAAGGACGACTAAGGGAAAATCAAGACGGTAATATCAACCAAACAACGTTGATGAATTTCATTGCTACTCGTCCACTGGAAGATATTGCCAGAGAATATGTTGAAGCGTTTTGTGCTTTATATGACCCAATCAAGTATTTAGATCGTACCTACCGCTGTTTTTTGATGATGGGTGCGCCGAGTTGGAAAGCGCCGTTTAAAATGCCTGAGTGGGTGGTGGTTAAAGCGCTGTTGATTGTGATTTGGCGACAAGGAATCAAACGAGAAACCCGGTGGAAGTTCTGGCATCACTTGTTTAGTATTATTAAGCGTAACCCAGGAGTTGCCGAACATTATCTTTCTGCCTGCGCCCACAACGAACATTTTCTAGAGTATCGTCAAATTGTCCGCGACCAAATTGAAAGTCAGCTAGCTGAATATTTAGCACAAGGCGCTGAAAAGCCATATGTGCTGACACAAGCAAAAACAGAGGAAAAAACAGAAGCAGTAGTTAGTTAAGTTTGGTAACGGGTAACATATCACTCAAGTTCCCAACTAAAATCCCACACCCCCAGACGCCGGGATTTACATCTGATATCATGTCCGTTTAAACACTTATGATATCTGTGGAGGTCGGTAATTGGGAATTGGTAATTGGTAATTGGTAATTGGTAATTGGTTTTGAGTATTACCTATTACCCATTACCCATTACCTATTACCAAGCAAACCGACTAGATCGTAAGTAATTAGCCGAACTTTATATTACCTATTACCCATTACCCATTACCTATTACCAAGCAAACCGACTAGATCGTAAGTAATTAGCCGAACTTGATATGAAATATTTTCGTCAAGCAAAATTGACATAATTTCAATTCCTTGCAAGCGTCTACTACCAGTGTTAGTCAGTCCTTGAAAACCTTGATGTAAAGCATTTCTTTCTTGCGAGGTGTTAAATCCATACCAAAGCATTCCCTTCACACCTTTTCTCATAGCTTTTACGAAAGCATCAAAATAAGTATTACCATTAGTATTTTTCTCATGGATTAAGTAAGGATCAATATGAATAAAATCCTCGGAACTTAATTCTTCAATCATATTTATCAGTCCATCTATTGAGTCTTCATTTTTATAACAAATCTGGCTAGCTAATTTTAATTGGCTGGCATATTCTGCTATATATTTTAAACAGGCTTCTTCTATATCAAAGAAAACATATTTTTCTGTTGATGCTCCCAAGATGTTTAATGCCAAAGCTGGCGAACCTAGATATTTTGATATCCCCTTTTTATTTTCAGATATGCTGTTTAATACTTTCCAATAAACAGAATCTTGAATTAGTGAAGATTTTTGGATATTTTTTTCTATATGTAAAATTCCGTATTGTTGCTCAAAAGAACCTGTAAGTTGATACTCTGGATCAGCAGAATTTGTTTCAATATAGCTACTTGGCTTTTCTATAGCTAAAAATTCACTAAAAGCGGCGGGAAGCGCCATCCCTCGTGGGTGGGGAGGAAAGCCGCCCCGCCGCTTTGGTAATGGGTAATAGGTAATTGGTAATGGGCCAATTACCTATTACCAATTACCTATTACCAAATTCCTCGTCCACAAGGGGACGAGGAATTTTAAACAAAGGTATATGTTTCCAGATGTCCCCAATTCTGCCAAAATGTCTGTAACTCATAGTGAAATTCTGATTCATCGAACTCGCTGCAATGTTAGAAATTGAAAAGAACAGGAAGTGAGTGGAATGACGATGAACCCACAGGGACGTAAGCCGAGAATACAATCTCAGGAGGAATGGTTAAATTCTAGTACCGATCCGAGAGATTGGTCATGGCTGTTTTGGCCTGCTTTACCACTTTATCCCTACGGTAGGCGGCGGACACTCCGCACAGAAATAGTTAAAGACACAATCTGGACATTCGACCAGCCTCACGGTATCCTCTACACCATAGTGCCGATTCGGATGATTGTCGTCAAGCTCGAAGCGGGCGGTCTGCTGGTTTATGCACCCGTTGCACCTACAATTGAGTGTATCCGCTTGGTTAACGAGTTAGTCGTCAAGCACGGTGACGTTAAGTATATCATTCTACCAACCAGTTCGGGTTTGGAACATAAGATTTTCGTCGGCCCCTTCGCCAGACGCTTTTCACAAGCTGTGGTGTTTGTTGCCCCCCATCAGTGGAGTTTCCCACTAAATTTGCCGCTGAGTTGGCTGGGTTTTCCCGAAAAACGGACACAGGTACTACCAGAAGATAAAAGCCAAGTTCCCTTTGCTGATGAATTTGACTATGCTGTGCTGGATATCAACTTAGGGCGTGGGTCTTTTGCAGAAGTGGCTGTATTGCACAAGCGATCGCGCACTCTAATTTTGACTGATTCTATACTTTCTATAGCAGAAGATCCACCAGCTATCATCAAATTAGATCCGTATCCTTTGCTATTTCATGCCAGGGACAATGCACTGGAAATCATAGAAGATAATCAAGCAAACCGTCGCAAAGGATGGCAACGTATTTCACTGTTTGCCATTTACTTTGGCCCCAGCATGGTGGAAATTACTGGACTCAAAGAGATGTTTCGTGATGCTATCAAAGCCCCAGATCATTCAAAAAAGGCGTACTTTGGTTTATATCCATTTCGCTGGCGAAACAACTGGAAGCAGTCATTTGATGCCCTACGAGGAGATGGGCGGCCATTTGTCGCACCAATTCTACAAACTCTGATTTTGCCTCAAGCACCAACAGAAGTACTTCACTGGGCTGACATAGTTGCAAGTTGGGATTTTCAACAAATAATTTCTTGTCACTTTGATGCGCCAATTCAGGCGAGTCCACATCAATTTCGCCAAGCATTCGCTTTCCTAGAAAAGCAAGCCAAGAGCAATGAGGACTCATTTGTCAGCAAAAGCCAACAGCTATTGGAGGAAGACTTTAGATTTATCAAGGAACTGGAAGCAAGTCTAATCAGGCGTGGTATCGCAACGCCACCAAGGCAAAGGTGATAACTAATGACTGATGACTATTGACTATTGACTATTGACTATTGACTGTAGATTAACTTAGTTGACGGCAAGAATTGTTAATACTGATGGATAAAAGTATTACAGCAAAAAACAAAAGTTTCTGATTTGCAAAAGTATTCAAAAAAGAGAAGACCTATGATTTCAGCATCTAAAACTCAAATTTCTGGCAATTATCCACCAGGGCCAAAAGCACATTTCCTCTTGGGTATTTTTCCAGAATACAGCCGCGATCCCCTTGGCTTTGCAACTAAGTGTGCCAAAGAGTACGGTGATGTTGTTTTGTGGAAGGGGCCGTTGTTTTCGTCTTATCAACTCAACCACCCCGACTACATCGAAGAAGTATTGGTCAAAAAAAGCAGTCAATTTGGTAGACATCAAAGCTTACAAATCTTACGGCGACTATGGGGTGATGGAATTGTAGTAAGTGAAGGTGAGTCTTGGCAGCGTCAGCGGCGACTGATGCAACCTGCTTTTCATCGCGATCGCATTTTTTCCTATGGTGAGGTGATGGTTAACTACACTAACCGCCTACTCACCACTTGGGATGATGGCACAATTCGGGATATTCACGAAGACATGATGCACCTCACCTTGGAAATTGTAGCCAAAACCTTGTTTGGTGCTGAGTTGGCCACTGAGGTAGAAAAAGTCGCAACCGCTATGCAGGTGAGCATCGAATATTATGAAAAGCGCTTTAACAACCTGTTATTGTATTTACTACCAGATTGGTTTCCCACAGCCAAAAATCTGCGTTTTCTCAAGGCAGTGCGGCAGTTCGATGAGCTAATTTATCAAATTATTCAGCAACGACGAGCAGGCGGCAAAGATACAGGTGATTTGCTCTCGATGCTGCTGCAAGTGTCGGATGAAGATGGCAAAGCTATGAGTGATCAACAACTACGGGATGAGATGATGACACTGTTAATAGCAGGTCATGAAACCACCGCCTTAGTGTTGTCGTGGGGGTGTTACTTGTTATCACAACATCCGGAAGTTGAGACGAAGTTGCTTGAGGAATTACAGGCAGTGTTGGGTGGCAGAACACCTACGGTTGCCGACTTACCACAGTTACGTTACACAGAGATGGTGATCATGGAGGTGATGCGGTTATATCCACCTGCTTGGGGAATGGCCCGCAGAGCCATAGAGGACTGCGAAATCGCTGGCTATCCTCTGCGTGCTGGCGATGGTGTCGTTATGACTCAGTGGGTAATGCATCGTGACCCACGCTATTTTGATCAACCAGAAGTATTCAACCCCGATCGCTGGGCAGGTGATTTGCTAAAAAAAATACCTCCTTATGCGTATTTTCCCTTTGGTGGTGGTTCCAGAATTTGTCTTGGTAAGTCCTTTGCCATGATGGAAGCGGTACTGCTGTTGGCGACTATTGCCCAGAAATTTCACTTAACCCTAGTGCTAAATCAACAAGTCATACCTTGGCCTGCTTTTACTTTGCGTCCCAAATATGGAGTAAAAATGGTGGTGGCTAACAGATAAGGGAACTCTTAACTCTTAACGAGCAAGAGCAAAAAACTTTAGTTCTGAGTTTAGAGGCGTAGTCATAAAGAAAAATTTGTTTTGAGCCGCTTTGCCGCTCAAAACAAACTCATGAGCTACTGCTGCCTTACGTCTTTCAGTAGTAGAATCAGGCGAAAGCTGAATCAGTACTTTAACTATTACGCCGTAAGTCCCCCACTGAATTCTGTATTCGGAATCAGTGGCGGGATATAAGGCGGTTGATAAGGATTGCATCTAATATTAATTTTTTGCATAGCAAAGAGAAATGTTAGATGTATGACGAATCAACAATTATTTTATTTGATTACTTT
Above is a window of Nostoc sp. UHCC 0702 DNA encoding:
- a CDS encoding cytochrome P450, whose product is MISASKTQISGNYPPGPKAHFLLGIFPEYSRDPLGFATKCAKEYGDVVLWKGPLFSSYQLNHPDYIEEVLVKKSSQFGRHQSLQILRRLWGDGIVVSEGESWQRQRRLMQPAFHRDRIFSYGEVMVNYTNRLLTTWDDGTIRDIHEDMMHLTLEIVAKTLFGAELATEVEKVATAMQVSIEYYEKRFNNLLLYLLPDWFPTAKNLRFLKAVRQFDELIYQIIQQRRAGGKDTGDLLSMLLQVSDEDGKAMSDQQLRDEMMTLLIAGHETTALVLSWGCYLLSQHPEVETKLLEELQAVLGGRTPTVADLPQLRYTEMVIMEVMRLYPPAWGMARRAIEDCEIAGYPLRAGDGVVMTQWVMHRDPRYFDQPEVFNPDRWAGDLLKKIPPYAYFPFGGGSRICLGKSFAMMEAVLLLATIAQKFHLTLVLNQQVIPWPAFTLRPKYGVKMVVANR
- a CDS encoding DUF4070 domain-containing protein, with product MRILLVYPIFPKTFWSYEKILELVDRKVLLPPLGLVTVAAILPQQWEFKLVDRNIRQATEEEWAWADVVIFSAMIVQKQDLLDQIQEAKQRGKLVAVGGPYPTSTPHQVQNVGADFLILDEGEITLPMFVEAIQRGETSGTFRTTEKPDVTSTPIPRFDLLELNAYDMMSVQFSRGCPFQCEFCDIIVLYGRKPRTKTPAQLLAELDYLYELGWRRGVFMVDDNFIGNKRNVKLLLKELKVWMAEHHYPFRFDTEASIDLAQDPELLELMVDSGFSAVFLGIETPDEDSLQMTKKFQNTRNSLTESVETIIKAGLRPMAGFIIGFDGEKPGAGDRIVRFAEQAAIPSTTFAMLQALPNTALWHRLQKEGRLRENQDGNINQTTLMNFIATRPLEDIAREYVEAFCALYDPIKYLDRTYRCFLMMGAPSWKAPFKMPEWVVVKALLIVIWRQGIKRETRWKFWHHLFSIIKRNPGVAEHYLSACAHNEHFLEYRQIVRDQIESQLAEYLAQGAEKPYVLTQAKTEEKTEAVVS
- a CDS encoding DUF4336 domain-containing protein, which codes for MNPQGRKPRIQSQEEWLNSSTDPRDWSWLFWPALPLYPYGRRRTLRTEIVKDTIWTFDQPHGILYTIVPIRMIVVKLEAGGLLVYAPVAPTIECIRLVNELVVKHGDVKYIILPTSSGLEHKIFVGPFARRFSQAVVFVAPHQWSFPLNLPLSWLGFPEKRTQVLPEDKSQVPFADEFDYAVLDINLGRGSFAEVAVLHKRSRTLILTDSILSIAEDPPAIIKLDPYPLLFHARDNALEIIEDNQANRRKGWQRISLFAIYFGPSMVEITGLKEMFRDAIKAPDHSKKAYFGLYPFRWRNNWKQSFDALRGDGRPFVAPILQTLILPQAPTEVLHWADIVASWDFQQIISCHFDAPIQASPHQFRQAFAFLEKQAKSNEDSFVSKSQQLLEEDFRFIKELEASLIRRGIATPPRQR
- a CDS encoding dual specificity protein phosphatase family protein, producing the protein MEQETIQPISENLWWVIPGKLAGVRKPMAEELTELRSTGVGAIVSVMDDPFNLDLYQKANIPHLWLPIKGGTAPTLEQLQELQKFIDTQKGIGNAVAVHCTSGRRRTGTILASYLIYTGSSYNDAIQKIQHANPDVELREAQSTFLRELYHVRLNTYDICEGR
- the arsC gene encoding arsenate reductase, glutathione/glutaredoxin type; this encodes MKRVMFVCKKNSARSQMAEGFAKTLGKGKIEVISSGLEASQVRPEAIATMKEIGIDITDQHSKPLSDFKAEDFDVVISLCGCGVNLPPEWVVREVFEDWQLDDPAEQPEIFPRVRDEIKERVTQLIESVNKEISPVR
- a CDS encoding response regulator, which translates into the protein MHILIIDDDSNDRFMIIREMRREFPNVQVEEVGEPEEFEQALVAGQFDLTITDYQLRWTTGLEILRTLKNRFPDRPVIMFTNTGTQEIAVEAMKNGLDDYILKSSKHLVRLSTSVKSVLERYETRRRASFFENRLQSLLNQLNVGVFRAIPDGGLLEVNSAFLRVLELNSLDEIQCNSSFDAIFSKAGDLTPQHRRERELKLHRADGSSIWLAVNETLNTTNGEAVIDGLVEDITGRKRAEESLKRYAARLRTLQELDRSILRAISPTEIAQAALAATYPLLPCQILDVTLFDFETQQATVLAVQSSDGIDFTVGETFPLSDFGDIETLQQNQALLIENLAEQPRLYLVQQRLFDQGIRLIMNVPVIAQGQLIGSFNLGAIQPRSLTDEDMENAYEVANQLAIAIEQSRMREELHRYTEQLEQLVSNRTQQLEEANSALEAFAYSISHDLQEPLRAMRGFAAILLEEYDTALNSVGQDLLHRLASSVERMDNLLVDLLAYSRLSRVDLPLQPINLNLLVRQVLTQLEPSLQEKQAQVTVAEPLLEVVGNYRTVEQIITNLITNSIKFVAAGVQPQIRLRTERRDRSVRLWVEDNGIGIQPQHLERIFGVFERLHSIEAYPGTGIGLAIVRKGIERMGGQVGVDSQVGEGSRFWIELPEFVK
- a CDS encoding DUF4394 domain-containing protein, which gives rise to MRFFNASKIAIGVAVVATCLNLNVNKVSADLGSIIADIFINLTGKESGLRFIALTSNNTVVNISPGGYAKTIKVKGIDGNLQGIDSRPANGLLYGVTDTDKIYTINLTNGQATLVSTLSSSFNGGFQSGFDFNPVPDRLRIVGSNDQNYRTNVDTGAVTVDGTLAYDTADINAGVDPNITAAAYTNSVAGATTTQLFGIDYDLDALVLQNPPNNGTLKTIGSLGVNFAPVGGFDIFTDSQGNNTAYALSGSVLYKIDLSTGAATKIAEVPGGGFIGLAVTSW